In one Rhinoraja longicauda isolate Sanriku21f chromosome 32, sRhiLon1.1, whole genome shotgun sequence genomic region, the following are encoded:
- the anapc13 gene encoding anaphase-promoting complex subunit 13 gives MDSEVQRDGRILDLIDDAWREDKLPYEDVEIPLSELPEPEQDNGGTTESINEQDMKWTDLALQNLHENTPSAGS, from the exons ATGGACAGTGAGGTACAGCGAGACGGCAGAATTCTGGACCTGATTGATGATGCGTGGCGGGAAGACAAGCTGCCATACGAGGATGTGGAGATCCCTTTG AGTGAACTTCCGGAACCAGAGCAAGATAACGGGGGAACAACGGAATCAATTAATGAACAAGACATGAAGTGGACTGACCTGGCCTTGCAAAACTTGCATGAAAATACCCCATCTGCTGGAAGCTAG